Part of the Salmo trutta chromosome 5, fSalTru1.1, whole genome shotgun sequence genome is shown below.
TCATTGGCGTTATCGCCATGTCACTGGTGTTACCAGCAAGAACAGTAACACCAGTGGCAAATCTGCAGACAAGATGGCATATCTAAGATGGCGGCCACTGTAGCTCAAACCACACTTcttaaattgtaaataaatcacttaatCATGCAATTTTATCAATAATTTATATCCAATTTCCTTTCCCCTTACTATAAACTGTATAACACCAGTGACACATCTTAAGTCCTCGCATGAAATGACCAAGTTAATCATCAAATTGTTAACAGATGAAGAGAGAGTGCACGCTCACCATGTGCTTTTCAAAACAGTCCCGTCTCCAATGAACCTTTGACCCAGGAAGAATTTGGCAAAGATGTTAGCATTTTTTCAAAGTGGTGGTTTTTATAAATTTTAACACCAGTGACATGAAATTGGGGGACAGCTATTACTTGTAAATGATTTGTAATATTTATttgatattttagttttttaagTAGTCCACTAAATAACTAATACTTTTCTTTGTATTATGACATTTAAAGagggagaaaaatatatttttaaactcaAAATATATCACTAAACCATGACTCCTGACCTGAGGGACAAGCCAATTTCATGGTACTGACCGTGCGCTACAATATATACAAAGATTGTTTGCAGTATAACTGTCTTACATATGTTTTATTAATAGTAAAACACTTAAATTAAAAACCCCaaaatgttttgtgtcattatCTCACACTTTTAAGGGTTTTTCCTGGTGAATAAGTCCGGGACAGGAAAGCCTCAATTTTTGTAGAATGACCCGGGGAGCAGAGAGTGTAgagtgggggggggtgggggggcagagagggtagagtggggggggaggggcagagaggttagagtgggggggggcagagagggtagagtgggggggaggggcagagagggtagagtgggggggggggcagagagggtaGAGTGGGGGGGAGGGGCAGAGAGGGTAGAGTGGGGGGAAGCGTGGGGGGGGagcagagagggtagagtggggggggggggcagagagggtaGAGTGGGGGGAAGCAGAGGGGGGTAAGAGAGGGTAGAGTGGGGGGGAAGCAGAGAGTGTAGAGTGGGGGGGCAGAGAGGGTAGAgtggggggggcagagagggtagagtggggggaagcagaggggggaggcagaggggggtaagagagggtagagtgggggggggcagagagggtagagtgggggggggcagagagggtaGAGTGGGGGGAAGCAGAGGGGGGTAAGAGAGGGTAGAGTGGGGGGGAAGCAGAGAGGGGTAAGAGAGGGTAGAGTGGGGGGGAagcagagagggtgggggggaagcagagggggggagagagggtagagtgggggggaggggcagagaggttagagtggggggggggcagggagggtagagtgggggggggcagagagggtaGAGTGGGGGGGGGAGGGGCAGAGAGGGCAGAGTGGGGGGAAGCGTGGGGGGGGagcagagagggtagagtggggggaagcagagaggggtaagagagggtagagtgggggggagcagagagggtagagtggggggggcagagagggtagagtgggggggaagcagagagggtgggggggaagcagagggggggagagagggtagagtgggGGGGGGAGCAGAGACTGTGGGgggaagcagagaggggagaTTTGGAGAGAGAAATGCACTGAAGCCGGTCCTGGAACAGCAGAGGTAGATCTGTGTAAAGAGAGGCCATAGAGAAACAGAATCAAAGAGAGAGACATTTTGGGGTGACTGATGGCCAGTGAAACAACTCAAACAACAATATAGACAATTTGCTCAAACCAAACCTGCCCACCGACAACTGCTTGTCCAATCAGAGCTTTACTGACTCTTCTGGTTTTGTCTTTTGTCCAATCAGAATGCCACAGACAGCTCGTCTAACTCCTCCTCCGAGAGACTGGAGCCCTGTCTGCAGCCACTGGACTCCTCCCCCCTCGTTGACTCATCCCACCTACACAACAACTGCATCCTGGGAAACGACCTCCACGAACCCTATAGGTTGTCAGACCACTACTTCCTAGATCTGGTAAGCCAATGGGAGGAGAGTAAGGGATGGGATGATGTTGACACTGGATGtgtctccctgacccagtctgtaatacctacatgtttcaagcagaccaccatagtccctgtgcacatgaacaccatggtaacatgtctaaatgactaccgacctgtagaacacatctgtagccatgaagtgctttgaaaagctggtcatggctcacatcaacaccattatcccagaaaccctagagccactccaattcgcataccaccccaaccgatccacagatgatgcaatctcggttgcactccacactgccctttcccacctggacaaaaggaacacctacgtgaaaatgctgttcattgactacagctcagcgttcaacaccatagtgccctcaaagctcatcactaagctaaggaccctgggactaaacacctccctctgcaactggatcctggacttcctgacaggcctccccctggtggtaagggtagttaacaacacatccgccacgctgaacctcaacactggggcctcaggggtgcgtgctcagtcccctcctgtactccctgttcaccgacGACTGCAcaaccaggcacgactccaacaccatcattaatgctgcagacgacacaacagtggtaggcctgatcaccgacaacgatgacacagcctatagggaggaggtcagagaactggcagtgtggtgcctccctcaatgtgaacaagacgaaggagctgatcgcgggatacaggaaaaggcgggctgagcacgcccctattcacatcgacgtggctgtagtggagcgggttgagagcttcaagatccttggtgtccacatcaccaacaaactaacatggtccaaacacaccaagacagtcgtgaagagggcacgacaaaacctatttcccctcaggagactgaaaagatttggcatgggtcctcagatcctcaaaaagttctgcagctgcacattgagagcatcctgaccggttgcatcactgcctggtatggcaactgctcagcctccgacctcaaggcactacagagggtagtgagtacggcccagtacatcactggggccaagcttcctgccatccaggacctctataccaggcggtgacagaGGAAGGCCCTCAAAAATTGTCAAGActgcagccacccaagtcatagactgttctctctgctactgcacggcaagcgttaccggagcaccaagtctggaactaaAAGGTAcctgaacagattctacccccaaaccattagactactgaacaggttctacccacaaaccattagactactgaacagcttctacccccaaaccattagactactgaacagcttctacccccaaaccattagactactgaacaggttctacccccaaaccattagactactgaacaggttctacccccaaaccattagactactgaacaggttctacccccaaaccattagactactgaacaggttctacccccaaaccattagactactgaacaggttctacccacaaaccattagactactgaacaggttctacccccaaaccattagactactgaacaggttctacccccaaaccattagactactgaacagcttctacccccaaaccattagactactgaacaggttctacccccaaaccattagactactgaacaggttctacccccaaaccattagactactgaacgggttctacccccaaaccattagactactgaacaggttctacccccaaaccattagactactgaacgggttctacccccaaaccattagactactgaacaggttctacccccaaaccattagactactgaaCAGGTTCTAACCCCAAACCTTTAGACTGCTctgaacaggttctaccccccaaaccattagactactgaacgcttctacccccaaaccattagactactgaaCAGGTTCTAACACCCAAACCCATTAGGACTATCTGAACAGGTTCTACCCCACAAACCATTAGActacctgaacagcttctacccccaaaccattagtactactgaacaggttctacccccCAAACCATGAGATACTgaccagcttctacccccaaaccattagactactgaacagcttctacccccaaaccattagactactgaacaggttctaaccccaaaccattagactactgaacaggttctacccccaaaccattagactactgaacagcttctaccccaaaccattagactactgaacagcttctacccccaaaccattagactactgaacaggttctacccccaaaccattagactactgaacaggttctacccctcaaccattagactactgaacaggttctacccccaaaccattagactactgaacagcttctacccccaaaccattagactactgaacaggttctacccccaaaccattagactgatgaacaggttctacccccaaaccattagactactgaacaggttctacccccaaaccattagactactgaacaggttctacccccaaaccattagactactgaacaggttctacctccaaaccattagactactgaacaggttctacccccaaaccattagactactgaacaggttctacccccaaaccattagactgatgaacaggttctacccccaaaccattagactactgaacaggttctacccccaaaccattagactactgaacaggttctacccccaaaccattagactactgaacaggttctacccccaaaccattagactactgaacaggtaatcaaatggccacccggaataTTTGCATttaccttctttttttttacactgctgattctctgtttattatctatgcacagtctctttaccccacctacatgtacatattacctcaactagctCGAcacccgtaccccctgtatatagccccgttaTTGGTATTTTACTGTTACTTTTTTGACAGTAAAATGTATTTCACATTTTTCTTactctgcgttgttggttaagggcttgtaagtaagtatttcatggtaaggtctactacacctgttgtattcagtgcatgtgacaaatgtgATTTGTGTCTGAATCATAGAGCTGTAGAGGACTCAACTTGGACATAACTCGATTTAGCATTGAaaattgccattgagggctttcaCCATTTTAAAGTGGTCAACTAGGTGGTGATTCCTACGGATTGGGAGCGATAAGCCAAAGATCGGAGCAGTCTTCTTCAAATTGGTTGCCATGGTTTGTCAATGGCTTTAAGCTATATCAccgccatctagtggccacaatAAATGAACGCCACACAAGATTTGGTCCAGGACTCTTTAAAATTGAGATTTCCTCAaacatgctgtcacagacgccaaaatggcacagatacaaagatgagacctctttccatctctatggTCTGAATATACTAGTTACTGTATATTACCAGTGGTGTTGTGGAGGGTAAACGCATGTAAACGCCGTTTACACACCCATTTTATTTTGCTTGAGGGTCGAACCCACTTTTTTACAGGAAAATGCATTAAAAGTATAGGGAGCGTTACTTTACTCACTGTGAACAGCAGTCAGCGTTTTACCCACCTCATTTTTTACCACTTCATCACTGCATATTACTAGTAGTAATGCATATTAAAATACTGTGTAGTAAAATGTACACGGTGGAAGTATCAATATGGAAGTTACACAGCATCATTTACACCGTGTCTGTACCTCCAACGGGTTGTCCAATGACATTTGTTCAATTCTAGGCATTTGTTCATCCcccttttccccctctcctctctctctctctctctctctctctctctctcccctctcgctctctctctctctctctctctctctctctctcccctctcccctcttccctcttctctcttctccctctcccctctcccctctctctctttctctctctctcctccctgcagccTCTGCCCCACATCCCTCACCACATCACCTTCCATGACGACGAGGATATCATCAGGATCAACCCTCGGGAACGTTCCTGGGAGCTCCCCTCGGAATCCTCCTCCCGCTCGGAACGCCGTGTGGACCAACTAGAACGCTCCTGGCTCACGGGCTATGAGGACTACCGCCACGCCACCGTGCGCCACAAATACATCCGCCCGCCGGACGACTCTGAGTCCTATGTCCACTTCGCTAAGAGCGATCCCCACAAACACCACTATAGTTATCCCCTGGTATCCACACCGTTAGATTCCTCCGACCCCAAACCTACCTTCAGACCTTTACCCAAGAGGCACCACTACGCCGGCTTGGGTTCGCAACACCGCCGTCCAGGGGAGCAGGGCTTCGGTGGGGGCGTGGTCTctacccagccccagcccctcCTTCCTGGCTCGTCTGATGGACAGGACAAGAAGTCTGAGGAGGGCGGGGTTGGTGAGCGCCTGCAGTGCCAACACTGTGGTGAACCGTTCTCCCGCGGTAACAACCGACGGGGGCGCTGCCAGGATGCACCGGACCCGATCAGGGCGTGCGTCCGGCGGGTCAGCTGCATGTGGCTGGCCGACACACTGCTGTACCACTGCATGTCTGACCCGGAGGGGGACTACTCGGACCCCTGCTCCTGTGAGGGGGGTGGCGAGGGGAGGCTGGGCACGCGCTGGGCAGCTCTGCTGGGGTTGTCCCTAGTGGCGCCGTGTCTCTGCCTGTACCCGCCCCTACACGCCTGCCACCGGGCCGGGGTGGCGTGCGGGTGCTGCGGGGGCAGGCATGAAGCCTCAATGACATAAACCTTACAGAACCCCCAAAAACACATGGAGGGGTGCACATGGTGGGGAGAGGGGAAGAAGAAGAGCGGCCCTATGCCCCATTTTGGTTTTGTGGTTTTGTTACTCTACACACGGACGTGTATATACAGCCAAAACGTTGCCGTGTTGTGGCTGCCATTTTGAAATGGCTTAAAGATTGATAAGCTCCTTCTTGTGtactgtcgttctctctctcctctttccacaTGACTGTCTTGTTCCCCCCCATTCCTGTTTGAGGAGGGACTCTTTTTTTATAGCTGACTAATATGTCATGTTTCACATACAACCAGGTACTTCCTACTTTTTACACTGACTTGGTGTTgaacaacttgaattgttagTTTGCGTATGTTGTTGTCCTGTGTGGTTGTTTGCTAGGAGAGTCTGTTTGATATTAGACCTGGGTTCATATAGTATTTGACATTTTATAAAATCATTTCAGTGTTTGTTCTAGCCGGCCCgaagtgccagatgggcggggtttgcagTGTTTAGACTTCTATTGGTTCATTaatccaggcaagctcaatcaagcaccgATTTAAatctttgaaatgatttcaaaaagtatttgaacccaggtcttgtTTAGATAGTTTATATGCCGCCAGGGCCGATCCCAGCCCCCTCTAAACTAAACTGGCCTTCTGTCCCAAGTCCTTAAAACAGAGCAACAACTGGGAGATAAGCCTAAAGCTgctgtagtagtgtgtgtgtgtgtgtgtgtgtgtgtgtgtgtgtgtgtgtgtgtgtgtgtgtgtgtgtgtgtgtgtgtgtgtgtgtgtgtgtgtatgtatgtacgcacgtgcgtgtgtgtgtgtgtgcgcacgtgtgtgtgtgtgtgtgtgtgtatgtgcgcacgtgcgtgtgtgtgtgtgtgcgcgcacgtgcgtgtatgtatgtgcgcatgcatgtgtgtatgtatgtgcgcgtgtgtgtgtatgtatgtgcgtgtgtgcacatgcgtgtgtgtgtgtgtgtgttgactaaaGCCTCCTTTGGTGTTAGTAACAAATGTAACCTCTTTACTACACCAGTACATTTCATTTACACCATCTTTACATAAACTGCAATATCATCATTTATAAGGTTTGAGTTGGACCCTAAAATCAACCAGGAAACCTTCACACAGATTAAGTCTAGTCCTGGACTTAAAAGCAAACTCAATGGAGAATCCATATTGAAATAGCTTCTTAGTCCAGCACTATGTTTCAGTTGTGTCCAGGAAGTTGGTGTAGAGCCTACTACACAGAGGTTCAACTTTAACCTCTCCAGTGACAATCAACAGGGACACATCCAGTTTTGACGTTTTGAAACCAAAGAtcatttttaattgtatttattttctctctgaATTGCCCAACCAGCCACGGGGCGGCAgggttgacagacagacaggccagttGGTAGGAGATAGTGTCTAGATACCACAGGGCGGcagggtggacagacagacaggccagttGGTAGGAGATAGTGTCTAGATACCAcagggtggacagacagacaagccAGTTGGTAGGAGATAGTGTCTAGATACCACAGGGTGGcagggtggacagacagacatgccAGTTGGTAGGAGATAGTGTCTAGATACCAcagggtggacagacagacaggccagttGGTAGGAGATAGTGTCTAGATACCAcagggtggacagacagacaggccagttGGTAGGAGATAGATAGACAGTGCCTAGATACCTTCTCTAAAGCCAGCAACACATTTagtatgagtcccaaatggcaccctattctcatagggccctggtgaaacgtagtgcactataaactgaataggctgccatttgggatgcaccatTCTCCTTTTAAAAGATTATGTCAAATCTGAGGTGTGTCAGTGTGGGATTTATCTCACCACTTGAGGTTCGAAAACGTCTGACAATCGTAGATGTTTGGGAAGCACTACTTTGAGACATGGGTGTTATTAacattttataccattttaaagttGAAATGTACCTGCAGGAaatcaactgtatatgtttttaataTATGAGAAAGGAACTCAAACTCAATAGGACTTTTCTATTGAGAGAACGAGTCAATGAtagattattataattattagtAGCTTATCAGCATTGTGTACTCTCACTGAGGACCTATAAGAAGCAGTTCCACCTTTGTCCCGCCCTCTTCTCACCTGTCACACACCTTTTCTCGTATAATTGACACTGCAGCTATCCACTCCCAGCACTCTATCCACAATGTTAAAGCCCAACACTAATTATAAGAGGACTGGGGTCCGTTCAAGAGGGGGCGATGTTCTGACAAAATGTTTGTGGTTAGAAATGAGAAGAGTGGACATGATTCTGTCCCAGAGGCCAGTCTATTCTACACAAGGTAGAAGCATTCACTAGGCAGCGAACGGAAGAACAGCTGACTGCAACGGGAAGAGACTACCTGGACTCCAATAACAAACAGTCATTATCGTTTTTTCCCTATTAAAAACGTTTTCAGTTGCAtgacctaatgaatacaaccctgtcaGCTAACGTGTCAGTTTgttccatagaaatataatggtGCATTGTCATGTCAATTTCAATGCTCCTGTCAAACCTAAATGGTTGAATAAATGTATTGTTCCATACCATGTTACTCAACAGAAGTCATCTTGCTGTAGAATATCGTTTGGCCCATCTGTTGTTGTCTGAAAGCTTCCATGTTGCTGTAGAATATCGTTTGGCCCATCTGTTGTTGTCTGAAAGCTTCCATGTTGCTGTAGAATATCGTTTGGCCCATCTGTTGTTGTCTGAAAGCTTCCATGTTGCTGTAGAATATCGTTTGGCCCATCTGTTGTTGTCTGAAAGCTTCCATGTTGCTGTAGAATATCGTTTGGCCCATCTGTTGTTGTCTGAAAGCTTCCATGTTGCTGTAGAATATCGTTTGGCCCATCTGTTGTTGTCTGAAAGCTTCCATGTTGCTGTAGAATATCGTTTGGCCCATCTGTTGTTGTCTGAAAGCTTCCATGTTGCTGTAGAATATCGTTTGGCCCATCTGTTGTTGTCTGAAAGCTTCCATGTTGCTGTAGAATATCGTTTGGCCCATCTGTTGTTGTCTGAAAGCTTCCATGTTGCTGTAGAATATCGTTTGGCCCATCTGTTGTTGTCTGAAAGCTTTCATGTTGCTGTAGAATATCGTTTGGCCCATCTGTTGTTGTCTGAAAGCTTCCATGTTGCTGTAGAATATCGTTTGGCCCATCTGTTGTTGTCTGAAAGCTTCCATGTTGCTGTAGAATATCGTTTGGCC
Proteins encoded:
- the LOC115193486 gene encoding sprouty-related, EVH1 domain-containing protein 2, yielding MIEETHPNDDSYIVCVKAVVMVRDDSSGGWLAQDGGALSRVGVCRVLPPELGLGLAPLGHSHFLIHGERLRDKQVILECALRKNLVYTKATPTFHHWMVEDRRCGLTFQRPADARAFDRGVRKAMEDMTEGSTTSSSTLQNEAELGDDDVFTNATDSSSNSSSERLEPCLQPLDSSPLVDSSHLHNNCILGNDLHEPYRLSDHYFLDLPLPHIPHHITFHDDEDIIRINPRERSWELPSESSSRSERRVDQLERSWLTGYEDYRHATVRHKYIRPPDDSESYVHFAKSDPHKHHYSYPLVSTPLDSSDPKPTFRPLPKRHHYAGLGSQHRRPGEQGFGGGVVSTQPQPLLPGSSDGQDKKSEEGGVGERLQCQHCGEPFSRGNNRRGRCQDAPDPIRACVRRVSCMWLADTLLYHCMSDPEGDYSDPCSCEGGGEGRLGTRWAALLGLSLVAPCLCLYPPLHACHRAGVACGCCGGRHEASMT